One segment of Ziziphus jujuba cultivar Dongzao chromosome 12, ASM3175591v1 DNA contains the following:
- the LOC132800171 gene encoding uncharacterized protein LOC132800171, which yields MKNGEYDLADLVSDLHHRLREHKYEGDKLDFVYIDEVQDLTMRQISLFKYVCRNVDDGFVFSGDTAQTIARGVDFRFEDIRSLFYEEFVMKSSCEEAYRTSKHVKIADNFQLSQNFRTHAGVLKLAQSVIDLLYHFFPQSIDVLNPETSLIHDKTPVLIESENIEKDFTKMFKRVGGSGNNLTGFGAEQVVLVRDDIIKNEILNSIGKHALVLTIMECKGLEFQDVLLYKFFGSSSMKNQWRVIYEYMQKRNLIEPDSAKSFQSFNEAKHKLLCFELKQLYVAITRTRHRLWFFENMGEHYKPLFDYWKKLKVVQVGEIHKSLVEEIQVTSSREDWKSRGVKLFHECNYESSKICFQRAGNTVWEKLAEAASLQASAQHISGSDTKMAHIYLKKAAELYFSIGKFELSAQCYYESNEYEKAGTIYLEKCGDFKLEEAGECFTQARSYKRAAQAYVKCKLYSNCIDACIRGKLYDEGLNYILFRRKDATESKKTKRYIDKIEAKEQELLEGAARSCKNLKDNNKMMKFVKAFCSKDLTRSFLRNEDFLDELLQLEIEWGYSLNALSIANQIGNLLLEKAGRFSEASLAILLHVFAKSFSTGRSDGWTMNKFTQKEELLDKAKALAEKISLLFFEFVCFEENLLSDRQVPLSNLMQLFGDSVRLQSVRGEFLSSRKILIVHFNIWCSKYLQDHDLSADLKTHAEGVLSKNQVSVDTLVYFWNVWKQIIVEIFVYLSCLENQSVWGELCLNYLGVKKQFSKEKITYLVLSSYAYWVRKSDYPNLHQKEKSIIFNANQFANAARNYWSSEMTNVGIEVLEKLRALYEFSTKDSLAMHHKSITLIHMFVVANSLNESRFIHHKDMLKDYLELPRDNLFGTIFPMDWRESSTENMIKLRERGEFKNSVQEIFIRNISTKSHLSHGEIVNLVMIVMGSFRKLSGELYGQIAERSESHPLWRSCIERLVESELGSSSSTISIDPLEHVVMVQKFHEALKYYYFSDLISESVTPGCLMYLVERLLLLVFYYEGFFFSTKSTFLEWLIHQDWNPELSIHGAFDWRSRFVTVLDFVAGIVEELLHNEQDATEWIQSCKLSSEFYPVLVLRLFTALCLLCLNSGKYFDLLFELLENKEISSKLPQELCRTIQRLKPGYADENVNVFAEAFQKIGNPLVVVRSGKECLKLECQNAIFVDLNIDYGREKLMSIMF from the exons ATGAAAAATGGTGAATATGATTTGGCCGATTTAGTTTCTGATCTTCATCATCGACTTAGAGAACACAAATATGAGGGTGACAAATTGGATTTTGTGTACATTGATGAGGTTCAGGATCTAACCATGAGACAAATTTCCCTATTCAAATATGTATGCAGAAATGTGGATGATGGCTTTGTTTTCTCAGGTGACACTGCCCAGACAATAGCAAGGGGGGTTGATTTTAGATTTGAAGATATAAGAAGTCTTTTCTATGAGGAATTTGTGATGAAATCCAGTTGTGAAGAGGCTTACAGGACAAGTAAGCATGTTAAAATTGCTGACAATTTTCAATTAAGCCAGAATTTTCGTACACATGCTGGTGTTTTGAAGTTGGCTCAAAGTGTCATTGACCTCCTCTATCATTTCTTTCCACAATCTATTGATGTCTTGAACCCTGAGACTAGTTTGATTCATGACAAAACTCCAGTTTTAATTGAATCTGAGAACATCGAAAAGGATTTCACTAAAATGTTCAAACGTGTTGGAGGTTCTGGCAATAATCTTACAGGTTTTGGAGCAGAGCAGGTGGTGTTAGTACGAGATGACATTATTAAGAATGAAATCTTGAACTCTATTGGAAAGCATGCTCTTGTTCTGACTATAATGGAATGCAAGGGCCTAGAGTTTCAG GATGTGTTGCTGTACAAATTTTTTGGTTCATCATCTATGAAAAATCAATGGAGAGTCATATATGAGTATATGCAGAAAAGAAATCTCATTGAACCTGATTCTGCAAAATCTTTTCAAAGTTTCAATGAGGCGAAACATAAGCTTTTATGTTTTGAGCTGAAGCAATTATATGTAGCCATTACACGTACAAGGCACAGGCTATGGTTTTTTGAGAATATGGGGGAGCATTATAAACCTTTATTTGACTACTGGAAGAAATTGAAAGTTGTCCAAGTTGGAGAAATTCATAAGTCATTAGTGGAAGAGATCCAAGTTACAAGCAGCAGAGAGGACTGGAAGTCACGTGGTGTCAAG cTTTTTCATGAGTGTAACTATGAATCTTCCAAAATATGCTTTCAAAGAGCAGGAAATACAGTTTGGGAAAAGTTGGCTGAGGCTGCTAGCCTTCAAGCTTCTGCACAGCATATTAGTGGTTCAGATACCAAAATGGCTCATATATATCTCAAGAAGGCTGCtgaattatatttttccattggaaaatttgagctGTCTGCACAATGTTACTATGAGTCAAATGAGTATGAAAAAGCAG GTACTATTTATCTGGAGAAATGTGGGGACTTTAAGCTGGAGGAAGCTGGAGAATGTTTTACTCAGGCAAGATCTTACAAGCGTGCTGCTCAAGCATATGTGAAGTGCAAGCTATACTCAAATTGCATTGATGCTTGCATTCGGGGAAAGTTGTATGATGAGGGGTTAAATTACATCCTCTTTAGGAGAAAGGATGCAACCGAAAGTAAGAAGACAAAAAGATACATTGATAAAATTGAGGCCAAGGAACAGGAGCTTTTGGAAGGTGCTGCACGAAGTTGCAAAAATCTTAAAGATAACAACAAAATGATGAAATTCGTTAAGGCTTTTTGTTCTAAGGATTTAACTCGATCTTTTTTAAGGAATGAAGATTTCCTTGATGAGCTTTTGCAATTGGAAATTGAATGGGGTTACTCCCTAAATGCTTTAAGCATAGCAAATCAAATTGGAAATCTTCTGCTTGAGAAGGCTGGACGTTTTAGTGAAGCGTCGTTAGCTATTCTACTACATGTGTTTGCCAAATCTTTTTCAACAGGTAGGAGCGATGGATGGACCATGAATAAGTTTACACAAAAGGAGGAGCTTTTAGATAAGGCTAAAGCTTTGGCTGAGAAAATTTCACTCCTCTTCTTTGAGTTTGTATGTTTTGAGGAAAATCTTTTATCAGATAGACAAGTCCCATTGTCCAATTTGATGCAATTATTTGGTGATTCTGTTAGACTTCAAAGTGTTAGAGGGGAATTCTTATCCTCACGAAAAATTCTGATAgttcattttaatatttggtGTTCAAAGTATTTACAGGATCATGATTTGTCTGCTGATCTAAAAACACATGCAGAAGGGGTTTTGTCAAAGAACCAAGTTTCTGTTGATACACTGGTTTATTTTTGGAATGTTTGGAAGCAGATTATTGTGGAGATTTTTGTGTACCTAAGCTGTCTTGAAAACCAAAGTGTTTGGGGAGAGCTCTGTTTGAACTATTTGGGTGTGAAGAAGCAGTTTTCAAAAGAGAAGATCACCTATCTTGTTCTATCTTCTTATGCCTACTGGGTAAGGAAAAGTGATTATCCAAATCTGCACCAGAAGGAGAAATCAATAATCTTCAATGCTAACCAGTTTGCTAATGCTGCTCGTAATTATTGGAGCTCAGAAATGACCAATGTCGGTATAGAGGTGTTAGAAAAGCTTAGAGCCCTTTATGAGTTCTCAACAAAGGATTCCTTGGCAATGCATCACAAGAGCATCACTCTCATCCATATGTTTGTAGTTGCTAACTCTCTTAACGAGTCCAGGTTTATACACCACAAAGATATGCTTAAGGACTACCTGGAGCTACCAAGAGATAACTTGTTTGGGACTATATTTCCCATGGATTGGAGAGAATCATCAACAGAGAATATGATTAAACTCAGGGAGAGAGGTGAATTCAAGAATTCTGTCCAAGAAATCTTCATCAGAAACATTAGCACAAAAAGTCATCTGTCACATGGAGAAATTGTGAATCTGGTGATGATAGTTATGGGGTCGTTTAGAAAACTTAGCGGTGAGCTATACGGACAAATTGCTGAGAGGTCTGAAAGTCATCCATTATGGAGATCATGCATTGAACGTTTGGTAGAATCAGAGCTGGGGTCTTCATCATCTACAATTTCCATTGATCCTCTTGAACATGTTGTCATGGTTCAAAAATTCCATGAAGCTTTAAAATACTACTACTTTTCAGACTTGATAAGTGAGAGTGTGACACCAGGATGTCTCATGTACCTCGTGGAGCGCCTTCTGCTTCTGGTGTTCTACTATGAAGGATTCTTTTTCTCTACAAAATCAACATTTCTTGAATGGCTTATACATCAGGATTGGAATCCAGAGCTCAGTATACATGGTGCATTTGATTGGCGGTCACGTTTTGTTACTGTCCTTGACTTTGTGGCAGGCATAGTTGAAGAACTTCTGCATAATGAGCAGGATGCCACTGAATGGATTCAAAGTTGTAAACTTAGCTCAGAATTCTATCCAGTGCTGGTGTTGAGATTGTTCACTGCTTTGTGCTTACTTTGTTTGAACTCAGGAAAGTATTTCGATTTACTTTTCGAGTTACTAGAAAACaaagagatttcttcaaaactacCACAAGAACTTTGCAGAACCATTCAGAGACTGAAGCCAGGATATGCGGATGAGAATGTTAATGTCTTTGCAGAGGCTTTCCAAAAGATTGGAAATCCGTTGGTGGTGGTGAGGTCAGGAAAAGAATGCTTGAAGCTTGAATGCCAAAATGCCATCTTTGTAGACTTGAATATTGACTATGGCAGAGAAAAGTTGATGAGCATAATGTTTTAG
- the LOC112493111 gene encoding uncharacterized protein LOC112493111: MKQVISNCNSGTLIDLVFSWSLQDVLNHELYKTQVKEIPLSFSSEQHYFDSFKFPILEETRAELSSKLQTISRAPYAEIESLEETNAHGKSCVYNIKVDFWINNHDSVYLEAALGKKWILALAETVLEDNFSLKVKASHFHVIGAENVVGKQLFLVFLMNITTNERIWNSLQMYGNISIIREVLCSEQVKENMRLCSEQQNCCLVKECDATLLSNLNESQKKVVMDTLCKVQCNCKASVQLIWGPPGTGKTKTLSVLLLNLSNMNCRILVCTPRNIAVAELGVQFLKLVKESYKTRNVKDSLHHSWGDVLVFGNLEGTEPISELEEIHLDYRVKRLLEVFEPHSGWRNSVRKMIDLLEVCVSWYRFFKNETEKKEVSSLNNASKEVSKIFLEFLRERFSSPSLQIKNCISILCTHLSRNFIPDYNLEQIAELVNSLDSIELLFTQIHATSEELLEVDFSNSTRTEGCQSVVNTLTLFYLRIKECISSLQTLLHFFDGLLPTAMDTASAKDFCFKMASLIFCTCSSSYELHSLAMGPLNLLIVDDAARLKECELSISLQLPGLKHAVLFGDHCQLQASICSNVSILDVRITRIEKCTRSVSAKAGLARSLFERMILRDVPKKVLDLQYRMHPFISSFPNSKFYANRILDALNVRQKDYCKHYLPGPLFGPYSFINVSCGKEEMDYFKYSRKNMLEVAIVVKIIDNLYKAWKESKQQLSIGITSPYTAQVLEIRERLEQKYKCFDGFKVKVRLIDELQGEEDDIIILSTVRSNCGGSIGLLSDLQRTNVALTRARHSLWILGNERALSESESFWTHIVHDAKERQCFFNFDEDENLRKFIIEVKTELDQFDELLDADSFLFRSARWEVINSDFIFIVTCYIDYYLDFSDPSSYIQALKVWDILPLVEIPELVKSLDITFCTYTDEYINRCKEKYLEGVLEVPMSWENANVIVCHKRSTEALNGTSSSSLLLMKFYSLSSGIVDHLITSCGGEEMEFPFELSSQELEIVHFNRSSFVLGRSGTGKTTVLIGKLFQKERLHHIASEGFHELNCCISKDNKTEDGESAEEIKESHLRQIFVTFSPNLCYAVKQHISGLKRFACGGDSSKESTTARLDDIDGSMEFTDIPDSFIDLPPKLYPLVITFHKFLMMLNGTVGSSFFHRFPEARGPSQGNTSSSKSLALKTFIRMKEVNFDKFKSSYWPHFSMHLPKNLESSTVFTEIMSYIKGKLQSGKACDDRLRTDYISLSGRRVSKLSMQERESI, encoded by the exons ATGAAGCAAGTTATTTCGAACTGCAATTCCGGTACTTTAATTGATTTGGTATTTTCTTGGAGTCTTCAAGATGTACTCAATCATGAGCTATACAAAACCCAG GTGAAAGAAATTCCGCTTTCATTTTCCTCAGAGCAGCATTATTTTGATTCATTTAAATTTCCGATATTGGAAGAAACAAGAGCTGAACTGTCTTCCAAGCTACAAACTATATCCAGAGCCCCATATGCTGAAATTGAATCACTAGAGGAGACCAATGCACATGGAAAATCATGTGTTTATAACATCAAGGTTGATTTTTGGATAAACAACCATGATAGTGTTT ATTTGGAAGCAGCACTGGGAAAGAAATGGATATTGGCCTTGGCTGAAACAGTTCTGGAAGATAATTTTTCCTTGAAAGTAAAAGCTTCTCATTTTCATGTGATTGGTGCAGAAAATGTTGTTGGGAAAcaattatttttggttttcttgaTGAATATAACAACAAATGAAAGAATATGGAATTCCCTCCAAATGTATGGAAATATATCAATCATCAGGGAAGTTTTGTGTTCAGAG CAGGTGAAGGAGAATATGAGGCTTTGTTCTGAGCAGCAGAATTGTTGCTTGGTGAAAGAGTGTGATGCAACTTTGTTGTCGAATCTAAATGAATCACAGAAAAAGGTAGTTATGGATACACTTTGTAAAGTTCAGTGCAACTGCAAAGCTAGTGTTCAACTTATATGGGGTCCACCAGGGACAGGGAAAACTAAAACCCTTAGTGTTTTGCTCCTCAATTTGTCAAATATGAATTGTAGGATTCTTGTTTGTACCCCAAGAAACATTGCAGTTGCAGAATTGGGTGTCCAGTTTCTAAAGCTAGTTAAAGAGTCATACAAGACAAGGAATGTGAAGGATTCTTTGCACCATTCATGGGGTGACGTTCTAGTATTTGGAAATCTAGAGGGAACGGAACCTATTTCAGAACTAGAAGAGATTCATTTGGATTATCGCGTGAAAAGGCTTTTGGAGGTATTCGAACCTCACAGTGGTTGGAGGAATTCTGTTAGGAAAATGATTGATCTTCTTGAAGTTTGTGTTTCTTGGTATAGATTCTTCAAAAATGAAACTGAAAAGAAGGAAGTTAGTAGCTTGAACAATGCTAGCAAAGAAGTCTCCAAGATTTTTCTTGAGTTTTTAAGAGAAAGATTCAGTTCTCCGTCATTACAAATTAAGAATTGCATCTCAATTCTCTGTACTCATTTGTCCAGAAATTTCATACCAGATTATAATCTTGAACAAATTGCTGAACTTGTCAATTCGCTTGATTCAATTGAATTGCTGTTCACTCAAATACATGCAACTTCCGAAGAACTTCTGGAGGTGGATTTTTCGAATTCAACTAGAACTGAGGGTTGTCAATCTGTCGTGAATACACTAACCCTTTTTTATTTGAGGATAAAGGAATGTATTTCTAGTCTTCAAACTCTGCTTCATTTCTTTGATGGACTTCTTCCAACTGCCATGGATACAGCTTCAGCAAAGGATTTCTGTTTCAAGATGGCTTCCTTAATATTTTGCACTTGTTCTTCTTCATATGAACTGCATTCATTGGCAATGGGGCCACTGAACTTGTTAATAGTTGATGATGCTGCACGGTTGAAAGAGTGTGAATTGTCCATTTCCTTGCAACTACCAGGTCTGAAACATGCTGTTCTTTTCGGTGATCATTGCCAATTACAAGCATCCATTTGTAGCAATGTGAGTATACTGGACGTAAGAATTACTAGGATAGAGAAATGTACAAGATCG GTTTCTGCAAAAGCTGGTCTTGCAAGAAGCCTGTTTGAACGCATGATCTTGAGGGATGTGCCAAAGAAGGTTTTGGATTTGCAGTATAGGATGCATCCATTCATTAGTTCATTCCCAAATTCTAAGTTCTATGCAAATCGAATATTGGATGCCTTGAATGTGAGACAAAAAGATTACTGTAAACACTATCTTCCAGGACCACTTTTTGGCCCATATTCTTTCATTAATGTTTCTTGTGGAAAAGAAGAAAtggattattttaaatatagcaGGAAAAATATGCTTGAGGTTGCTATTGTGGTAAAAATCATAGACAATCTATACAAAG CTTGGAAAGAGTCAAAACAGCAGCTTAGCATTGGTATAACTTCTCCATACACAGCACAAGTACTTGAAATACGGGAGAGACTTGAACAGAAATACAAGTGCTTTGACGGGTTTAAAGTGAAAGTGAGGCTAATCGACGAGTTACAGGGTGAAGAAGACGACATAATAATTTTGTCCACTGTAAGATCAAATTGTGGTGGTTCGATTGGACTTCTTTCAGATCTCCAGAGAACTAATGTTGCTTTGACAAGGGCCAG ACACAGTCTTTGGATTTTGGGGAATGAAAGAGCTCTATCTGAAAGTGAATCATTCTGGACACATATTGTCCATGATGCTAAGGAACGTCAGTGCTTCTTCAACTTCGATGAAGACGAAAACCTTAGGAAATTTATAATAGAAGTCAAGACAGAGCTCGATCAATTTGATGAATTGCTTGATGCTGATAGTTTTCTTTTCAGAAGTGCTAGATGGGAGGTGATAAATTCTGATTTCATATTCATTGTTACATGCTatattgattactacttggacTTTTCAGATCC ATCATCATACATTCAAGCCTTGAAGGTTTGGGATATACTGCCACTAGTAGAAATTCCAGAGTTGGTTAAAAGTCTTGATATCACATTCTGTACTTACACCGATGAGTATATTAATCGCTGCAAGGAAAAATATCTTGAAGG AGTTCTGGAAGTTCCAATGAGTTGGGAAAATGCCAATGTTATTGTCTGCCATAAGAGATCTACTGAAGCTCTTAATGGAACAAGCAGCAGCAGCTTGTTACTAATGAAATTCTACTCCTTGTCATCTGGTATTGTGGATCATTTGATCACAAGCTGTGGTGGTGAAGAAATGGAATTTCCTTTTGAACTAAGTAGCCAAGAATTGGAGATTGTTCATTTCAATAGAAGCTCTTTTGTACTAGGGAGGTCGGGGACTGGAAAAACAACTGTTTTGATTGGAAAGTTATTTCAGAAAGAGCGGCTACATCATATAGCTTCGGAAGGTTTTCATGAATTAAACTGTTGTATTTCCAAGGATAATAAAACGGAGGATGGTGAAAGCGCTGAAGAGATCAAGGAATCTCATCTAAGGCAAATTTTTGTGACATTTAGCCCTAATCTTTGTTATGCTGTTAAACAACATATTTCAGGCTTGAAAAG aTTTGCTTGTGGTGGGGATTCTTCGAAAGAGAGCACAACAGCTCGTTTGGATGACATTGATGGATCGATGGAGTTTACAGATATACCAGATTCTTTTATTGATCTGCCTCCTAAATTATACCCTCTTGTTATAACCTTTCATAAGTTCCTCATGATGCTGAATGGTACAGTAGGCAGTTCATTCTTTCATAGATTCCCAGAAGCAAGAGGGCCTTCTCAAGGCAATACAAGTAGTTCAAAGTCACTGGCTCTAAAAACTTTTATTAGAATGAAGGAAGTTAATTTTGACAAATTCAAATCATCTTACTGGCCCCATTTCAGTATGCACCTACCCAAGAATCTTGAATCGTCCACTGTTTTCACAGAAATAATGTCTTATATAAAGGGTAAGTTGCAATCTGGGAAGGCTTGTGATGATAGACTTCGGACGGATTATATTTCACTATCTGGGAGGCGGGTGTCAAAGTTAAGCATGCAAGAAAGAGAGAGTATATGA
- the LOC107429672 gene encoding pentatricopeptide repeat-containing protein At5g13770, chloroplastic isoform X2, translating to MAIFSSSDWSFACTKTSHMIASSIPPCKTLSFFHISSSNLRFSHLNSTGCSSPILEETSPNFPLIELDLNIRSSSPSQQYPVPDSDHDMNDFLCGLFRDPRTEEFGYDYYEKAKENPEFRPKKSTLKHLIRYLIRSKKWGLVLSVFDDFREYNVMPDSYTFSKLISSCIRARKFRIVETLLGELKYDCEVAVLAFDSAMRGYNELHMFRSTVSAFERMNSAGIVLNCACYCRIMEAYMKLEDFEQGIKLFNQLQTKQLDFTPFSTQIYEILCQSLCKSGRNFEALEIFRNKKIKGVLGDTSNIYSSLISSFASSRKVKLVEELFREAEKEGMLKDPTMFPKLISMYVEEGSVEKTLEIVKAMKNAKLTVSDCICCAVVNGFSKIKGFRAAVKVYEDLLLQGCEPGQVTYASIINIYCSLGLYSKAETIFSEMEQKGFEKCVVAYCSMVVMYGKTGRIREAMRIVAKMKERGCEPNVWIYNALLDMHGRAKNLRQVEKLWKEMKRRKVAPDKELWLEFSQRPVELMTWLSFCGI from the exons ATGGCCATCTTCAGTTCCTCTGACTGGTCTTTTGCTTGCACCAAAACAAGCCACATGATCGCCTCCTCTATTCCTCCATGCAAAACCCTTTCCTTTTTCCACATTTCCAGCTCAAATCTCCGATTTTCCCACCTAAACTCCACTGGTTGTTCATCTCCAATCCTTGAAGAAACTTCACCAAACTTTCCCTTGATCGAGTTGGACCTCAATATTCGATCTTCATCACCATCCCAGCAATACCCAGTTCCGGATTCTGATCATGACATGAATGATTTTCTATGTGGCTTGTTTCGAGATCCTCGAACCGAAGAGTTTGGGTACGATTACTATGAAAAAGCCAAGGAAAATCCAGAGTTCAGACCAAAGAAATCGACTTTGAAGCATCTAATAAGGTACTTGATAAGATCGAAGAAATGGGGTTTGGTTTTATCAGTTTTTGATGATTTTAGGGAGTACAATGTAATGCCTGATAGTTATACTTTTTCGAAATTGATTAGTAGTTGTATTAGAGCTAGAAAATTCAGAATTGTGGAGACTCTACTCGGAGAATTGAAATATGATTGTGAAGTTGCTGTTCTTGCTTTTGATTCAGCTATGAGAGGTTATAACGAGCTGCATATGTTTAGAAGCACGGTTTCGGCATTCGAAAGAATGAATTCTGCTGGAATTGTTCTCAACTGTGCTTGTTATTGTAGAATAATGGAAGCTTATATGAAATTGGAAGATTTTGAGCAAGGAATCAAATTGTTCAACCAGCTCCAAACAAAGCAATTGGATTTCACTCCTTTTTCAACTCAAATATATGAGATTCTATGCCAATCTTTGTGCAAGTCTGGAAGAAATTTTGAAGCTCTTGAAATCTTCAGAAACAAGAAAATCAAAGGGGTTTTGGGAGACACATCAAATATTTACTCTTCCTTGATTTCTTCATTCGCAAGCAGCCGAAAAGTGAAGTTGGTTGAAGAGCTTTTCCGCGAAGCGGAGAAAGAGGGAATGCTGAAAGATCCAACAATGTTTCCGAAACTCATATCCATGTATGTTGAAGAAGGGTCTGTAGAGAAAACCCTTGAGATAGTCAAGGCAATGAAGAATGCAAAACTCACTGTTTCCGATTGCATTTGCTGTGCAGTCGTCAATGGCTTCTCCAAGATAAAAGGGTTTCGAGCAGCGGTGAAAGTTTACGAAGATCTGCTCTTACAAGGCTGTGAACCCGGACAAGTAACATACGCTTCCATTATCAATATCTATTGCAGTTTGGGGCTTTATTCCAAAGCCGAGACTATATTTTCGGAGATGGAACAAAAGGGTTTCGAAAAATGTGTGGTGGCTTATTGCAGTATGGTTGTAATGTATGGAAAAACTGGGAGGATAAGAGAGGCAATGAGAATTGTAgcgaaaatgaaagaaagagggtgcgaACCAAATGTTTGGATTTACAATGCCTTGTTGGATATGCATGGAAGGGCAAAGAATTTGAGGCAAGTTGAGAAGCTATGGAAAGAAATGaagagaaggaaagttgcaccgGACAAG GAATTATGGTTGGAGTTTTCTCAAAGACCGGTAGAGTTGATGACTTGGTTAAGCTTTTGCGGGATTTGA
- the LOC107429672 gene encoding pentatricopeptide repeat-containing protein At5g13770, chloroplastic isoform X1 translates to MAIFSSSDWSFACTKTSHMIASSIPPCKTLSFFHISSSNLRFSHLNSTGCSSPILEETSPNFPLIELDLNIRSSSPSQQYPVPDSDHDMNDFLCGLFRDPRTEEFGYDYYEKAKENPEFRPKKSTLKHLIRYLIRSKKWGLVLSVFDDFREYNVMPDSYTFSKLISSCIRARKFRIVETLLGELKYDCEVAVLAFDSAMRGYNELHMFRSTVSAFERMNSAGIVLNCACYCRIMEAYMKLEDFEQGIKLFNQLQTKQLDFTPFSTQIYEILCQSLCKSGRNFEALEIFRNKKIKGVLGDTSNIYSSLISSFASSRKVKLVEELFREAEKEGMLKDPTMFPKLISMYVEEGSVEKTLEIVKAMKNAKLTVSDCICCAVVNGFSKIKGFRAAVKVYEDLLLQGCEPGQVTYASIINIYCSLGLYSKAETIFSEMEQKGFEKCVVAYCSMVVMYGKTGRIREAMRIVAKMKERGCEPNVWIYNALLDMHGRAKNLRQVEKLWKEMKRRKVAPDKVSYTSVISAYNKARDFENCMKFYHEYRINGGMIDKVMAGIMVGVFSKTGRVDDLVKLLRDLRLEGAPLDDRLYKSAMNALRDAGIQIQDKWLQDSFEAT, encoded by the coding sequence ATGGCCATCTTCAGTTCCTCTGACTGGTCTTTTGCTTGCACCAAAACAAGCCACATGATCGCCTCCTCTATTCCTCCATGCAAAACCCTTTCCTTTTTCCACATTTCCAGCTCAAATCTCCGATTTTCCCACCTAAACTCCACTGGTTGTTCATCTCCAATCCTTGAAGAAACTTCACCAAACTTTCCCTTGATCGAGTTGGACCTCAATATTCGATCTTCATCACCATCCCAGCAATACCCAGTTCCGGATTCTGATCATGACATGAATGATTTTCTATGTGGCTTGTTTCGAGATCCTCGAACCGAAGAGTTTGGGTACGATTACTATGAAAAAGCCAAGGAAAATCCAGAGTTCAGACCAAAGAAATCGACTTTGAAGCATCTAATAAGGTACTTGATAAGATCGAAGAAATGGGGTTTGGTTTTATCAGTTTTTGATGATTTTAGGGAGTACAATGTAATGCCTGATAGTTATACTTTTTCGAAATTGATTAGTAGTTGTATTAGAGCTAGAAAATTCAGAATTGTGGAGACTCTACTCGGAGAATTGAAATATGATTGTGAAGTTGCTGTTCTTGCTTTTGATTCAGCTATGAGAGGTTATAACGAGCTGCATATGTTTAGAAGCACGGTTTCGGCATTCGAAAGAATGAATTCTGCTGGAATTGTTCTCAACTGTGCTTGTTATTGTAGAATAATGGAAGCTTATATGAAATTGGAAGATTTTGAGCAAGGAATCAAATTGTTCAACCAGCTCCAAACAAAGCAATTGGATTTCACTCCTTTTTCAACTCAAATATATGAGATTCTATGCCAATCTTTGTGCAAGTCTGGAAGAAATTTTGAAGCTCTTGAAATCTTCAGAAACAAGAAAATCAAAGGGGTTTTGGGAGACACATCAAATATTTACTCTTCCTTGATTTCTTCATTCGCAAGCAGCCGAAAAGTGAAGTTGGTTGAAGAGCTTTTCCGCGAAGCGGAGAAAGAGGGAATGCTGAAAGATCCAACAATGTTTCCGAAACTCATATCCATGTATGTTGAAGAAGGGTCTGTAGAGAAAACCCTTGAGATAGTCAAGGCAATGAAGAATGCAAAACTCACTGTTTCCGATTGCATTTGCTGTGCAGTCGTCAATGGCTTCTCCAAGATAAAAGGGTTTCGAGCAGCGGTGAAAGTTTACGAAGATCTGCTCTTACAAGGCTGTGAACCCGGACAAGTAACATACGCTTCCATTATCAATATCTATTGCAGTTTGGGGCTTTATTCCAAAGCCGAGACTATATTTTCGGAGATGGAACAAAAGGGTTTCGAAAAATGTGTGGTGGCTTATTGCAGTATGGTTGTAATGTATGGAAAAACTGGGAGGATAAGAGAGGCAATGAGAATTGTAgcgaaaatgaaagaaagagggtgcgaACCAAATGTTTGGATTTACAATGCCTTGTTGGATATGCATGGAAGGGCAAAGAATTTGAGGCAAGTTGAGAAGCTATGGAAAGAAATGaagagaaggaaagttgcaccgGACAAGGTAAGCTATACAAGTGTCATAAGTGCTTATAATAAAGCAAGGGATTTTGAAAACTGTATGAAATTTTACCATGAATATAGAATCAATGGAGGTATGATTGATAAGGTTATGGCAGGAATTATGGTTGGAGTTTTCTCAAAGACCGGTAGAGTTGATGACTTGGTTAAGCTTTTGCGGGATTTGAGATTAGAAGGAGCTCCTTTAGATGATAGATTGTATAAATCAGCCATGAATGCATTAAGAGATGCGGGGATTCAAATACAGGATAAATGGTTGCAAGACAGTTTTGAAGCAACATAA